The DNA window TGAATATCAACTTGTGTAGCAGCCAAACCTATACCATTGGAATGGTACATAGTATATGCCATATCTTCAACAATTTTAATTATCTGCTCATTAAAATTTATAATGTGATCTGCCACTATATTTAAGCGGTTATCTGGATATTGAAGAATAGGAAGTAACATCATTGATTTAAAAATAAATAATTGAAAGACTGTCTCTTTTAAGATCATAATCTGTAAAATTTGCTTAACAGTCAATAATAATACGATATTATTTTTTATTTTGTTACTTTTTTATACATATACTATGAATAACGACAAATTTCTAGAAGAAAGATTAGAATCAATTAATGAAAGAATAACAAAAACATGTCAAAGAACTGGGTGTGATAAACAAATCTCTATTTTGCCTGTTAGTAAAACTTTTAATTCTGAAATTATTGCAAAAACTATACAGGTTCTTAAAATGAAGAGATTTGGGGAAAATAGAGCACAAGAAATAAAAACTAAATACCATGATTTATTAGAACATAATATTGAATGGGTTATGATAGGTAATCTACAACTTAATAAAGTAAATTCAATAATAAATTGTATAGGAGAAATACAATCTTTAGATAGACTTGAATTAGCCAAAGCTATTAATAATCAGCTTCAAAAAAACAACAAAACAATAAAAGCCTTGGTTCAAATTAAAACTTCTCCAGAACCAACAAAACATGGAATTTATCCAGACGATTTACTAACATTCCTTCAAAAGATATCTGATAATTTTCCAAGAATAAAAATTTCTGGCCTTATGACAGTTGCCGAACTAACTGAAGACAAAGATAAAATAAGATCATGTTTTCGAACAATTAGAAAGTTAAGAGATAAAATTTCGAAGTATAATATAGCATCAGTAAATATGGACAATCTTTCTATGGGTATGAGTAAAGATTTTGAAATAGCCATTGAAGAAGGTTCTACAGAGATAAGATTAGGATCTATTCTCTTCGGACATAGATAATTACAATCCATAATAAATTTAATATTTTATTAAAATGAAATAAATTATTATTGTATTATCTTTGATAAGCATTTTAATTTTAACCTTTTATATTCTACAAATATGTCTACAGATTATTTAAAACGTATACTTACAGCAAAAGTGTATGATGTCGCTCGTGAAACACCATTAGAGGCTATGCCTTTACTTAGCAATCGCATTTCAAATAATATTTTCATAAAACGTGAAGATACTCAACCAGTTTTTAGTTTTAAGCTGAGAGG is part of the Candidatus Kinetoplastibacterium crithidii genome and encodes:
- a CDS encoding YggS family pyridoxal phosphate-dependent enzyme, with product MNNDKFLEERLESINERITKTCQRTGCDKQISILPVSKTFNSEIIAKTIQVLKMKRFGENRAQEIKTKYHDLLEHNIEWVMIGNLQLNKVNSIINCIGEIQSLDRLELAKAINNQLQKNNKTIKALVQIKTSPEPTKHGIYPDDLLTFLQKISDNFPRIKISGLMTVAELTEDKDKIRSCFRTIRKLRDKISKYNIASVNMDNLSMGMSKDFEIAIEEGSTEIRLGSILFGHR